From a region of the Agrobacterium tumefaciens genome:
- a CDS encoding secretion activator protein, with protein sequence MTDRFDVCHPITAAWEGGWSDHKADPGGKTMYGITEAVYHAWLKARGLALKPVRNISMSEALQIYREQYWNPTAVKFDLFPGVDLAVYDASVNSGVSRGIKWLKASTGSNDHSETVKKICRARLSFMQSLAIWKTFGKGWGRRVADIEAKGVAMALAAMGMSETKVREKAAYEAQASAKEATAAKKVATTTAAASSAPVAAPVVEPSAVTDMTTVWVLVALVAAGAVATAIFIAKKRAADARVEAYNEVAA encoded by the coding sequence ATGACTGACAGATTTGATGTTTGCCACCCAATTACAGCTGCATGGGAAGGTGGCTGGAGCGACCACAAAGCAGACCCCGGCGGCAAGACGATGTACGGCATCACAGAGGCCGTCTATCACGCCTGGCTGAAAGCTCGCGGTCTCGCCTTGAAGCCGGTCCGGAACATCTCGATGTCCGAAGCACTGCAAATCTACCGCGAGCAGTATTGGAACCCCACTGCAGTAAAGTTTGATCTGTTCCCCGGCGTGGATCTCGCCGTGTACGATGCGTCGGTCAACTCGGGGGTCTCTCGAGGCATCAAATGGCTGAAAGCATCGACCGGCAGCAACGATCACAGCGAGACCGTCAAAAAGATCTGCCGCGCCCGTCTGTCCTTCATGCAGTCCCTCGCCATCTGGAAAACCTTCGGCAAGGGCTGGGGCCGTCGTGTCGCTGATATCGAGGCGAAGGGCGTGGCAATGGCTCTCGCGGCCATGGGAATGAGCGAAACAAAGGTGCGTGAGAAGGCAGCATACGAGGCCCAGGCGTCGGCCAAGGAAGCGACTGCAGCCAAGAAGGTTGCCACGACAACCGCCGCAGCCTCGTCTGCCCCTGTAGCCGCCCCGGTCGTTGAGCCATCTGCCGTCACCGACATGACGACGGTCTGGGTGTTGGTGGCACTCGTCGCGGCTGGTGCCGTCGCCACAGCAATCTTCATCGCCAAGAAGCGCGCCGCCGATGCCCGCGTCGAAGCCTACAACGAGGTAGCAGCATGA